A section of the Streptomyces sp. NBC_01591 genome encodes:
- a CDS encoding S8 family peptidase, translating into MPEPDTSARLSPHLIVPWEAATLTPRSEPAGGSGPDLVQHTDRQGHADTLVGGLEKARREATQLLQQTLEDRQPDGFAVRIEAARDHPLSLERLDASGLTLMSSHPQTENSQQDALVWIPFDKVASFTQRIADFTDDTPGGNPKQALLVANMEQVQRALLEHLWQERQDLPPLDEERWWELWFDPGISPTAVATLRSLAEERRWRVSERAIHVGERLVAHVAMTGNELAFLLATNACPAEIRSPTFAEGLYTVDREFRMDLVKDLAARIEPAAPESPAVCILDTGIAQEHALLKPALHERAYSVLPGSTPADRIGHGTQMAGLALFGDFAAALESQGPVVLGHGLESVKILNDAHTPAASPRTCAETTANAVATAEIGNGGPAPSGRVFSMAVTRESGEGENGVDGTATLWSATLDALAAGTDVIVRDDRIELIGAPDPEASRLIIVSAGNIRGAVPHQMRGDDGTLDPLLLSDLSRIEEPAQAHNVLTVGACTHMDAVPDSALFRGYRALAVPGALSPFSRTSVALTHAAITKPDIVLEGGNMLVAPDDSILDAHELVSVATTHHDPARQLTWTNATSAATAQAAALAATAMSAYPGLRPETVRALLVHEAQWTPAMVEQGLFKKTGAPKLAKGDVMRQVIRRYGWGMPTADCIRSSASNAVTMIIQNTLVPYKQVKGGQVRLAELKLHELPWPLEQLRDLAETTVDLRVTLAYMIEPNPGRRGMLGRYSYASHGLRFAIKGSTESSDSFQRRLAEQAELESDGLGNPRAFESNNRWLVGPRARNLGSLHADIWRGSAAELADCGTLAVYPVGGWWKANRHSDRIGLPVSYALLISLRTPEVSTDLYTPIANQLGVSIGVAPHAQTEIVDGIPIQMDFGW; encoded by the coding sequence ATGCCTGAGCCCGACACTTCCGCACGGCTCAGTCCGCACCTGATCGTGCCCTGGGAGGCCGCCACCCTCACGCCGCGCTCCGAGCCTGCCGGCGGAAGCGGCCCGGACCTGGTCCAGCACACGGACCGGCAGGGGCACGCCGACACTTTGGTGGGCGGGCTGGAGAAGGCCCGCCGTGAGGCAACCCAGCTCCTGCAGCAGACGCTCGAGGACCGCCAGCCTGACGGTTTCGCGGTCCGCATCGAGGCGGCTCGCGACCACCCTCTGAGCCTGGAGCGCCTGGACGCATCCGGCCTGACACTCATGAGCAGCCACCCGCAGACCGAGAACAGTCAGCAGGACGCGCTGGTCTGGATCCCCTTCGACAAAGTCGCCTCGTTCACCCAGCGGATCGCCGACTTCACGGATGACACCCCCGGCGGTAACCCTAAACAGGCCCTGCTGGTGGCCAATATGGAGCAGGTCCAGCGGGCTCTGCTGGAGCACCTCTGGCAGGAGCGGCAGGATCTGCCGCCGCTGGACGAGGAGCGGTGGTGGGAGTTGTGGTTCGATCCGGGGATCTCGCCGACGGCGGTTGCCACCTTGCGTTCCCTGGCCGAAGAGCGTCGCTGGCGGGTCAGTGAGCGGGCGATCCATGTCGGGGAACGCCTTGTGGCGCACGTCGCGATGACCGGTAACGAGCTGGCGTTCCTGTTGGCTACGAACGCCTGTCCTGCTGAGATCCGCAGTCCTACCTTCGCCGAGGGCCTCTACACCGTCGACCGCGAGTTCCGCATGGACCTCGTCAAGGATCTCGCCGCGCGCATCGAGCCGGCCGCACCGGAGTCCCCGGCGGTATGCATCCTGGACACAGGGATAGCCCAGGAGCACGCCCTGCTGAAGCCCGCGTTGCACGAGCGCGCCTACAGCGTGCTCCCTGGCAGCACACCCGCCGACCGGATCGGGCACGGCACGCAGATGGCCGGGCTCGCCCTCTTCGGGGACTTCGCTGCAGCCCTTGAATCACAAGGTCCCGTCGTACTCGGTCACGGCCTTGAATCTGTGAAGATCCTCAACGACGCTCACACACCCGCAGCATCCCCGCGCACCTGTGCGGAGACGACCGCGAACGCGGTCGCGACCGCTGAGATCGGCAACGGAGGCCCCGCACCGTCCGGACGGGTCTTCTCGATGGCCGTCACCCGGGAGTCCGGGGAAGGGGAGAACGGCGTAGACGGCACCGCGACTCTGTGGTCGGCCACCCTGGACGCCTTGGCGGCAGGCACGGACGTCATCGTGCGGGACGACCGCATCGAGCTGATCGGAGCGCCTGATCCTGAAGCGTCGCGGCTGATCATCGTCAGCGCCGGCAACATCCGCGGTGCTGTTCCCCACCAGATGCGCGGCGACGACGGCACGCTGGATCCGCTGCTTCTGTCCGACCTGTCGCGCATCGAGGAACCCGCCCAGGCGCACAACGTGCTCACCGTCGGGGCGTGCACGCACATGGACGCCGTCCCCGATTCTGCCCTGTTCCGGGGGTATCGTGCGCTGGCGGTGCCGGGCGCCCTGTCCCCCTTCAGCCGGACCTCTGTGGCGCTGACCCACGCAGCCATCACCAAGCCCGACATCGTTCTGGAGGGCGGCAACATGCTCGTCGCCCCTGACGACAGCATCCTGGACGCCCACGAGCTGGTGAGCGTGGCGACCACCCACCACGACCCTGCGCGTCAGCTGACCTGGACGAACGCCACGAGCGCTGCCACGGCCCAGGCGGCTGCGCTCGCCGCCACTGCGATGAGCGCCTACCCCGGACTGCGACCGGAGACGGTCCGCGCCCTTCTCGTGCACGAAGCCCAGTGGACCCCGGCCATGGTCGAGCAGGGCCTGTTCAAGAAGACCGGCGCCCCCAAACTCGCCAAGGGCGACGTGATGCGACAGGTGATCCGCCGGTACGGATGGGGCATGCCCACCGCCGACTGTATCCGCAGCAGCGCCTCGAACGCCGTCACAATGATCATCCAGAACACCCTGGTGCCGTACAAGCAGGTCAAAGGCGGGCAGGTTCGCCTGGCCGAACTGAAGCTGCACGAGCTGCCCTGGCCCCTGGAACAACTGCGCGATCTGGCCGAAACCACCGTCGACCTCCGCGTAACGCTCGCCTACATGATCGAGCCCAATCCCGGCCGACGCGGCATGCTCGGCCGCTACAGCTACGCCTCGCACGGCCTTCGCTTCGCCATTAAAGGCTCCACCGAATCCAGCGACTCCTTCCAGAGGCGACTGGCCGAACAAGCCGAACTCGAGAGCGACGGCCTCGGCAACCCCAGGGCATTCGAGTCCAACAACAGGTGGCTGGTCGGCCCTCGGGCCCGCAACCTCGGCTCCCTGCACGCCGACATCTGGCGCGGATCAGCGGCCGAACTCGCCGACTGCGGCACGCTAGCCGTCTACCCCGTCGGAGGCTGGTGGAAGGCGAACAGGCACAGCGACCGCATCGGCCTGCCCGTCAGCTACGCCCTCCTGATCTCCCTGCGCACACCCGAGGTCTCCACCGACCTGT
- a CDS encoding AAA family ATPase gives MAANADHLKALVRAHSEANDDLFYSVALQVAAKSARQGQGKFAVELRELVEAAQQRQGKPDTQRAATPVVQPRGELTSLLTAGYPDTQLDDMTLDPGLRASLDRVLHEQRQRARLERFGFTPVHRILLSGPPGTGKSMTAAALAGELKLPLFTIRLDGLISRFMGETAAKLRLVFDAVAQTRAVYLFDEFDALGAERAAGNDVGEARRILNSFLLFLDEAPSESLVVAGTNHHQLLDQALFRRFDMIATYGPPTGEEAVQVLQRRLAGMDTSTLRWGLVTERASGLSHAELVKAAEAAAKRAILADRDVVDEQLLLEALTERHASHHA, from the coding sequence ATGGCGGCGAACGCCGATCACCTGAAAGCTCTTGTGCGGGCGCACTCCGAGGCCAACGACGACCTCTTCTACAGCGTCGCTCTGCAGGTGGCGGCGAAGTCCGCCCGCCAGGGGCAGGGGAAGTTCGCGGTAGAGCTGCGTGAGCTGGTCGAGGCCGCCCAACAGAGGCAGGGGAAGCCGGACACCCAGCGTGCCGCTACCCCGGTGGTGCAGCCCCGTGGTGAGCTGACCAGTCTCCTGACGGCGGGCTACCCGGACACCCAGCTCGACGACATGACCCTGGACCCCGGACTGCGTGCGTCACTGGATCGTGTGTTGCACGAACAGCGACAGCGTGCACGGCTGGAGCGTTTCGGGTTTACCCCGGTGCACCGGATTCTGCTGTCGGGGCCTCCCGGGACGGGCAAGAGCATGACGGCAGCGGCCCTGGCCGGAGAGCTGAAGCTGCCCCTGTTCACCATTCGCCTGGACGGTCTGATCAGCCGGTTCATGGGCGAGACCGCCGCCAAGCTGCGTCTGGTCTTCGATGCCGTGGCTCAGACCCGAGCGGTCTACCTGTTCGATGAGTTCGACGCCCTGGGAGCCGAACGGGCGGCTGGCAACGACGTCGGCGAAGCCCGCAGGATCCTGAACTCATTCCTGCTGTTTCTTGATGAGGCGCCCTCTGAGAGCCTCGTGGTGGCCGGCACCAACCACCACCAGCTTCTGGACCAGGCTCTGTTCCGTCGCTTCGACATGATCGCCACCTATGGCCCTCCCACCGGGGAGGAAGCTGTACAGGTGCTGCAGCGACGTCTAGCCGGAATGGACACAAGCACACTACGGTGGGGCCTCGTGACAGAACGTGCATCGGGCCTGAGTCACGCCGAGCTGGTCAAAGCGGCGGAAGCAGCAGCCAAACGAGCCATCCTGGCTGACCGGGACGTGGTGGACGAACAGCTGCTGCTGGAAGCCCTGACCGAGCGGCACGCCTCCCACCATGCCTGA
- a CDS encoding MBL fold metallo-hydrolase codes for MDAVNPMHVTLTKKTHSCIRLEKDGRTLVIDPGGLSEEDAAVGADAMLVTHEHFDHFDEGRLRAGMEANPAAEIWTLRSVADQLAAAFPGRVHTVGHGDTFSAAGFDVQVHGELHAVIHPDIPRITNIGFLVDGSLFHPGDALTVPDRPVDTLLLPVMAPWNKISEVIDYVREVKPRRAIDIHDALLADLARPVYDNQIGSLGGADHGRLAPGDSTGL; via the coding sequence ATGGACGCCGTGAATCCCATGCACGTGACACTGACCAAGAAGACGCACTCCTGCATCCGTCTGGAGAAGGACGGGCGGACGCTCGTCATCGACCCGGGCGGCCTCTCGGAGGAGGACGCGGCCGTGGGCGCCGACGCGATGCTGGTGACGCACGAGCACTTCGACCACTTCGACGAGGGACGGCTGCGCGCCGGTATGGAGGCCAACCCGGCCGCCGAGATCTGGACCCTGCGCAGCGTCGCCGACCAGCTCGCGGCGGCCTTCCCCGGCCGGGTCCACACCGTCGGCCACGGCGACACCTTCTCCGCGGCCGGGTTCGACGTACAGGTGCACGGCGAGCTGCACGCGGTCATCCACCCGGACATCCCGAGGATCACCAACATCGGCTTCCTGGTGGACGGCTCGCTCTTCCACCCGGGCGACGCCCTCACCGTCCCCGACCGGCCGGTCGACACCCTGCTGCTCCCGGTGATGGCCCCCTGGAACAAGATCTCCGAGGTCATCGACTACGTACGCGAGGTCAAGCCGCGCCGCGCCATCGACATCCACGACGCGCTGCTCGCCGATCTCGCCCGGCCGGTCTACGACAACCAGATCGGCAGCCTCGGCGGCGCCGACCACGGCCGACTGGCCCCGGGGGACTCGACCGGTCTGTGA
- a CDS encoding exodeoxyribonuclease III: MRIATWNVNSITARLPRLLAWLESTGTDVLCIQETKCTAEQFPADALRELGYESAVNATGRWNGVALVSRAGLSDVVEGLPDGPDYDGVQEPRAISATCGPVRVWSVYVPNGREVKHAHYAYKLRWFEALQKAVAADAAGSRPFAVLGDFNVAPTDEDVWDPALFEGATHVTPAERAALAALREEGLSDVMPRPLKYDRPYTFWDYRELRFPKNKGMRIDLVYGNAPFVAAVEDSYVDREERKGKGASDHAPVVVDLSI, translated from the coding sequence ATGCGCATCGCCACCTGGAACGTCAATTCGATCACCGCCCGGCTCCCGAGGCTGCTGGCCTGGCTGGAGAGCACCGGCACGGATGTGCTGTGCATCCAGGAGACCAAGTGCACCGCCGAACAGTTCCCGGCGGACGCGCTCCGCGAGCTCGGCTACGAGTCCGCGGTCAACGCCACCGGCCGGTGGAACGGGGTGGCGCTGGTCTCCCGGGCCGGCCTGTCCGACGTGGTCGAGGGACTGCCGGACGGCCCGGACTACGACGGGGTGCAGGAGCCGCGGGCGATCTCCGCGACCTGCGGCCCGGTCCGGGTCTGGTCGGTCTACGTGCCCAACGGCCGCGAGGTCAAGCACGCGCACTACGCGTACAAGCTGCGCTGGTTCGAGGCCCTGCAGAAGGCCGTCGCCGCGGACGCCGCGGGCTCGCGGCCGTTTGCGGTCCTGGGTGACTTCAACGTGGCCCCGACCGACGAGGACGTCTGGGATCCGGCGCTGTTCGAGGGCGCCACGCATGTCACCCCCGCCGAGCGTGCCGCCCTCGCCGCGCTGCGCGAGGAAGGGCTGTCGGACGTCATGCCGCGCCCGCTCAAGTACGACCGCCCGTACACCTTCTGGGACTACCGGGAGCTGCGCTTCCCGAAGAACAAGGGCATGCGGATCGACCTGGTCTACGGCAACGCGCCCTTCGTCGCGGCGGTCGAGGACAGCTACGTGGATCGCGAGGAGCGCAAGGGCAAGGGCGCGTCCGACCACGCCCCGGTGGTCGTGGACCTCAGCATCTGA
- the pcaDC gene encoding bifunctional 3-oxoadipate enol-lactonase/4-carboxymuconolactone decarboxylase PcaDC — MKYQVDGPEGAPWLVLGPSLGTTSFMWDRQIPELTQHWRVFRYDLPGHGGAPAHPATAIGDLSDRLLATLDGVGVQRFGYAGCSIGGAIGADLALRHPQRVASLALVAASPRFGSADEFRQRGVVVRTNGLEPMARTAPERWFTPGFAAAQSAIVDWAVQMVRTTDPGCYIAACEALAAFDVRGELGRITAPTLVLVGAEDRVTGPGDARILVAGIPDARLALVPGASHLAPVEQPGAVTDLLLTHFSTAWQDTLAAIPVPPSTPQLSAPVLPIAEITAATPQPGPGTTGRPDPYEPGMKVRREVLGDAHVDGALAASDDFTEDFQELVTRYAWGEVWTREGLDRRTRSCVTLTALVASGHLESLAVHVRAALRNGLTPAEIKEVLMQTAVYCGVPAAGAAFSVARTVIQEETRPRP, encoded by the coding sequence ATGAAATACCAGGTAGATGGCCCTGAAGGCGCCCCATGGCTGGTACTCGGCCCTAGTCTCGGCACTACCAGCTTCATGTGGGACCGGCAGATACCGGAGCTCACCCAGCACTGGAGGGTCTTCCGCTACGACCTCCCGGGCCACGGCGGCGCCCCCGCCCACCCCGCCACCGCCATCGGTGACCTCTCCGACCGGCTGCTCGCCACCCTCGACGGTGTCGGCGTCCAGCGCTTCGGGTACGCGGGCTGCTCCATCGGCGGCGCGATCGGCGCCGATCTCGCGCTGCGCCACCCGCAGCGGGTCGCCTCGCTGGCCTTGGTCGCCGCCTCGCCCCGGTTCGGCAGCGCCGACGAATTCCGCCAGCGCGGGGTGGTCGTGCGCACCAACGGTCTGGAGCCGATGGCACGCACCGCACCCGAGCGCTGGTTCACCCCCGGGTTCGCCGCCGCCCAGTCGGCCATCGTCGACTGGGCCGTCCAGATGGTCCGCACCACCGACCCCGGCTGCTACATCGCCGCCTGCGAGGCCCTCGCCGCCTTCGACGTCCGCGGCGAACTCGGCCGCATCACCGCCCCCACCCTCGTGCTGGTCGGCGCCGAGGACCGGGTCACCGGACCGGGCGACGCCCGCATCCTGGTCGCGGGCATACCGGATGCCCGGCTCGCCCTCGTCCCCGGCGCCTCCCATCTCGCCCCGGTCGAGCAGCCCGGAGCCGTCACCGACCTGCTCCTCACCCACTTCTCCACGGCCTGGCAGGACACCCTCGCCGCCATCCCCGTCCCGCCCTCCACCCCGCAGCTCTCCGCGCCCGTGCTGCCCATTGCGGAGATCACCGCTGCCACACCGCAGCCCGGCCCCGGGACCACCGGACGCCCCGACCCGTACGAGCCCGGCATGAAGGTGCGCCGCGAGGTGCTGGGCGACGCCCACGTGGACGGGGCCCTGGCCGCCTCCGACGACTTCACCGAAGACTTCCAGGAGCTGGTCACCCGCTACGCGTGGGGCGAGGTGTGGACCCGGGAGGGCCTGGACCGCCGTACCCGCAGCTGTGTCACGCTCACCGCGCTGGTCGCCTCCGGCCATCTGGAGAGCCTCGCCGTACATGTCCGGGCCGCCCTGCGCAACGGGCTCACCCCGGCCGAGATCAAGGAGGTGCTGATGCAGACCGCCGTGTACTGCGGCGTGCCCGCCGCCGGCGCCGCCTTCTCCGTCGCCCGGACCGTGATTCAGGAAGAAACGAGGCCCCGCCCGTAG
- a CDS encoding Cmx/CmrA family chloramphenicol efflux MFS transporter, with protein MPFAVYALGLAVFAQGTSEFMLSGLISDIAHDLHVSIPAAGLLTSAFAIGMIVGAPLMALFSRNWPRRRALVFFLCVFSAVHVIGALTPGYGLLLATRVVGALANAGFWAVALVTAVSMVGPEARARATSVVVGGVTIACVAGVPAGAALGGHWGWRSAFWAVALVSVPAVFVIARTVPAGRPESTPAPASVELRTLASPRLLLTLLTSALVQGATFCAFSYVEPLATHVTGLTEAWVPGLLALFGLGSFIGVTAAGRLVDVRPVAFTAFGLVALVAGWAAFALTAGSPFATVALVLVQGMLAFGTGTALISWVFRLASDAPTLSGSFATAAFNVGAALGPWLGGLAIGAGFGFRSPLWVSALLMVLALGTAGAALGMRRATDRARDSVAAV; from the coding sequence ATGCCATTTGCCGTCTACGCGCTCGGGCTCGCCGTCTTCGCCCAGGGCACATCCGAATTCATGCTGTCCGGGCTGATCTCGGACATCGCCCATGACCTGCACGTCTCCATCCCTGCCGCAGGGCTGCTGACCTCGGCCTTCGCGATCGGAATGATCGTCGGCGCGCCGCTGATGGCGCTCTTCAGCCGGAACTGGCCGCGCCGCCGCGCCCTGGTGTTCTTCCTCTGTGTCTTCAGCGCCGTCCATGTCATCGGCGCACTCACGCCCGGCTACGGGCTGCTCCTCGCGACGCGGGTCGTCGGGGCACTGGCCAATGCGGGCTTCTGGGCGGTGGCCCTGGTGACCGCGGTCTCCATGGTCGGGCCCGAGGCCCGGGCACGTGCCACCTCGGTGGTCGTCGGGGGCGTCACCATCGCCTGTGTGGCCGGGGTGCCCGCCGGTGCGGCGCTGGGCGGGCACTGGGGATGGCGGTCGGCGTTCTGGGCCGTGGCCCTCGTCTCCGTCCCGGCCGTCTTCGTGATCGCCAGGACCGTTCCGGCGGGGCGGCCGGAGTCCACGCCCGCTCCCGCGAGCGTCGAGCTGCGGACCCTTGCCAGTCCGCGGCTGCTGCTGACCCTGCTGACCAGCGCCCTGGTGCAGGGGGCGACGTTCTGCGCGTTCTCGTACGTCGAACCGCTCGCCACCCATGTCACCGGGCTCACCGAGGCCTGGGTTCCCGGTCTGCTGGCGCTGTTCGGTCTTGGCTCGTTCATCGGCGTCACGGCCGCGGGCCGGCTCGTCGATGTGCGGCCGGTCGCCTTCACCGCCTTCGGTCTGGTGGCGCTGGTGGCCGGCTGGGCCGCGTTCGCACTGACCGCGGGCAGTCCGTTCGCGACGGTGGCGCTCGTCCTCGTCCAGGGGATGCTGGCGTTCGGCACCGGCACGGCGCTGATCTCGTGGGTGTTCCGGCTGGCGTCGGACGCACCGACCCTGTCCGGCTCGTTCGCCACGGCCGCGTTCAATGTGGGTGCCGCGCTCGGCCCCTGGCTGGGCGGGCTGGCGATCGGTGCGGGGTTCGGTTTCCGGTCGCCGCTCTGGGTGAGCGCCCTGCTGATGGTCCTGGCGCTGGGCACCGCCGGGGCGGCACTGGGGATGCGCCGTGCCACCGATCGCGCCCGGGACAGCGTCGCCGCGGTCTGA